The sequence below is a genomic window from Dyadobacter chenwenxiniae.
GTTGCCGCCAGCCAGAAACAGGAGGGGACAGGCATCGGCCTTCCGCTCGCGCGCTCGCTTGCCGAGCTGCATAAAGGCAGTCTTGAACTGAAACACCGGGACGAACAAACAAATACATTCCTGCTTTCACTGCCCATTCACCAGGACTATGAAATGGATCTGAAAGGGGATACAGGCGAAGTTCCACCCGATTTTCTGCTGAATAGCGAGCAAAGTCAAGCACCCGACCCAGCCAAACCAGTGATCCTGATCGTGGAGGATAATGTGGAGATCCTGACTTACCTGAGCCGGGAACTGAGCAGTGCTTACAATGTGATGCGCGCTTTGGACGGGCAACAGGCGGTTGAAATTTTGCAGCATGAAAATGTTCATCTGGTGATCAGCGACATTATGATGCCTGTAATGGATGGGATCCAGCTTTGCAGAAAAATGAAAAACGACGTGCAGTTCAGCCACATTCCGATCATTCTGTTAACCGCGAAAAACTCCATCAATTCCAAAATCGAAGGCCTGGAAGTGGGTGCGGATGCCTACATTGAAAAGCCGTTTTCACTGGATCACCTGGCCGCACAGATCACAAACCTGATCAACAACCGCAACATTATCAAGGAATATTTCGCGCGTTCGCCGCTGACCCATATCCGGGGCATTGCGTTTACGACGGCGGATAAGCAGTTTTTAGAGCAACTTAATGCTATCATTTTAAGGCGAATTGCAGACAGTAACCTGGATGTTGACCTGCTGTCGTCCTTAATGAACATGAGCCGCCCCACATTGTATCGCAAGATCAAAGGCATTTCGGATATGACGCCGAATGAACTGATCAATCTTTCACGCCTGAAAAGAGCCGCTGAAATGCTTGCTGAGAACAAATACAAGATCAATGAAGTCGCCGATATGGTCGGTTACAGCATTCCGACCAACTTTTCCAGGGATTTTCAAAAGCAGTTTGGCATTAGCCCTTCCAATTATGTACAGGAATTGCGCGGAAAGACAATATAAGTTTTTGTCGGCAATGAAGCTCACTTCCCTTCCGTCACCTGCCGGATCACACGGAGCCAGTTCAGGCCCAGGATTTTCTTGATGCGCTGATCTGTATAGCCGAGCTTTTGCATCGACATGGTAATCTGGGGAAAGTCACTGATGTCTTTGATTTCTCGCGGCAATTCGGGCCCGCCGTCCAGATCCGAACCCAATGCAATATGGTCTTCACCCACGAGTTTCACGCCGTAATCGATGACATTGGCCAGCTGATCCACATGCATCCAGTATTCGTCGGGAATGGTGCCGTTAAAGGTGAATGGCAGCTCGCGCGCAAACTCTTTGTCCACATCCTCAATGGTTTGCGTGGTAATCTGGGAAGTGAGAATCCGCGGTGTTTTGGGCTGGGGGCTGGGCTGCACCCGTATGGGATTGTTGGGTTTTTGCCAGGCCCAGTATTTGGGGTTGTTGAAAAGGCTGCCGAAATGCACGCCGATCACGCCTCCCTTGGAAGCGATTGCTTTGGCAGCTTCGTCCGTAATGCAGCGGGGATGGTCCACAATTTTGTGAAAGCCGCCGTGGCTGTAAATGACCGGGTGGCGGCTGGCGGCAACCGACTGCAAAATAGCATCATTAGACGCATGGGCCACGTTAATCACCATGCCCAGGTCGTTCATTTCCTTGATTACCGCTTTTCCGTGCTCATTAATGCCGCCCCAGGTATACACATCATTGCAGGCATCGATAAATGCATTAGTGGTGCTGTGCGCGGTCAGTTGCATGGACCGCAGGCCCAGCTTGTAAAGCGAGCGAAGCAAATCCAGATCACCATAAAGGTCGTAACCGCCTTCCAGATCCAGGAAAGCAGCCATTTTGCCTTTTTTATTAATTCGTTCAATGTCGGAAGCCGTGAGTGCCAGCTCGATGACCGCATTATTCTTTTTAATCTGGTCCAGCGCTAGATTGACAACACGAAATGTATTTTTCGTCTCAAACCTGCCGGGATAGTAGTTTTCAGGCGTATAAACCGAGAAGAACATCGCATCCAATCCGCCCTCTTTTGCCCGGGGAAGATCCACCGTTCCATCCTGATAACGCTGCCCGATATCCGTTTTCAGCACCAGCTCCCGACTCATCACGTGCGTATGCCCATCCATCACAAACGCATCCCGGTGCAGGTCGGGCATAGGGATGCCTTGCGTAGTCAGGGGATGGTTCTTCCCAACTATCGCGGCGGAAGTAAGGGGCTTTTTGGAAATAATATTACCGGCTACCGGCAAAAGGGTTAAGGATTTTATAACATCTCTGCGTTTCATTCGCTATTTGTCGTCGTAATGATCTTTGGAAAAAAATAATATCTGCTGTGTAGTGTGGTCAGCAATCGGTATAGAAGCCTAAATTAAAGATTTCCAGGCAATTCAACATTCCAAGCACCACTCCCCCTTATTCGAAAGTTAGGTTACTCATCGAACCCCCGTATATAGGGCTTATTCGGCGGACGCTCGCCGGTGCTGAACTGGGCGCCCCGGGTTGAGCGGTATTTCATGTTCATGAAGGGTGTTTCAATGCGGCGTCCGACGGGCGAGTAACGGCCATTTTCCCAGTTGGATTCCATGTTGTACGCGGTGATACCGGTGGACAAAAGCAGTCGCTCTGCGTTGAATGGCTCTTTTCCGGACACCATTGTTTCGGTGATCCAATGGGGCTGGGCATTGGATGCGTGGTATTGTGAGAAAGGGCCCGGCCAATCAAGCATGGAGATGATCGTCGCGTCATTACGCCCTTCGATTTCACAAGCGTAGGTCCAGCCAACACCCTGAGCAGAGTATATAGCCGCTTTTGTGCCATCATTATATTCAACAATACAGACATTAGGTTTCCCAATTTCCTGAAAGTGCGCCGGTTTCAATTCAAACTTGATCCTTACGGCTTCCAGCAGCCTTGCCGCCCATGGATTTTGCTCCGTCCACTTCCAGGTTTCAGGCCCGCGGATACTTTGCACGGATCTGACGCCCGTTTCTCCTCCTTTTCGACGTTCCACAAATGCTTGCAGCACATCAACACAATGGAAAAGGGCACCTTCATCCGGGGCACCGCCTACCACAATGGAATTTTTCAGTGGCGTATCCACGTCCAGTTCCATCTCAGGCTTGCGGAAATATACAGGTATGGAAGAGCCGCCAGTCAGAGGAAAGTTCAGTTCACGGGATTTGTCAAACATCCATTTGGCTTCGTTCCAGTCGTAGGAAAGATGCTTATCATTAAAAACGGGCACCGAACGCTTACTTTGCTCGAAAACCCTGATCACTTTTTCATATATCCACCAGCGCGGCAACAGCCATTGTCCTTTCAGGTTTGTCGGGTATTCTCCATGTTCTCCCACGATGACAACCCCATCCACGGCAAGTTCCTTACCACCGAGTGTAACGGCCTCACCAACTGTTTTGAAGATGGAGATGTTCTTGGCCTTGCATATTTTCTGGCCTAGCAAGCTGGTTTCGAGTTGATGAATGTAAACAGAAACTACATCCACCCGCGAAGGCGTATGTGCGCCCTGCCACCAGTAACCGTCCAGCAATTTTGTAATGATCCAGTCGGCATGCGATCTTGTTGCGCCCCAGTAGGTTACCAGGCAGGCGATCCGCGGCCTTTTTGCCTGGGTTTGAGGGCCTGCGCCGGATGCGGTGCTTGCCAATACTGCCAAACCGGCCATGCCAGTTGCGCCCAGCATTTCCCGTCGGGTTAAGGTTAGGTTTAAGTCCATTTTTGAGTGGTTAGGAATAGGTTGCTGCCTGTTCTGCAAGGTAATGATTGTTATAATCTAGCGTAACATCCAGTAAGTTTTTTTGCGCGCGTTTCCCGGCTTTCACATGCTTTCTGCTTTTGGTATGGTTTTTAGAGTGAGGGAGACAAATCATCACAACATTAAAACCGTTTTCTTATGAAAAAGACAATAAATCTGGCCATTGCGGCAATGCTTTGCGCTGCCACAGTAACCTACGCGCAAACCACATCCACTTCTGGTAAGGACGATAAGCAGGACAAAAACGCGCAGGGAAGTCAGGCCGCGAGTGCAGGCAAGTCAACGAAGGGCTCAGCAGCCGCCAATGCAGGAACAGCCGCCAGCGCAGGAGCAGGCGCCAATACAGGAACAGGCGCCAGTGCCGGAGCTGCCTCCGGAACAGGAACAGCTGCCAGCGCCGGGGAAAACCGCGCCAGAAAGAGCACAGCAGGAGATGGAAGTACACGTCCGGGAGGGGCCGAGCATAAAAATGCAAATGATGTCGGGCGCTACTCCGACACAGAAAGCGCGGATCCAAAGTCCTTTAATTCCAAGGAAGCGATTGCAAAACGCAAGAAAAATCTAACAGAGTCGGATACCACGGTTAAGAAAGGAAGTGGCTCTGCGGAGAGAAATACCAAAAATCATACGGGTAAAACGGGCAACTATCAAAACCGTGATGCCAAGCAGTCTGTAAAGAGCCGTCCCTGATGGTGATATTAAAAAAGGTTGCGTGAAGCAACCTTTTTAATATATTTGCCCCGCAATCTGATGCGTACAATTATAGTCTACATATGGCTTGTCACCACCATCCTGCCGACTTTCAGTCAGTGGGGAATGATTGCATATTATCAGATCAATAAAGAATATATCACGCGCGTCCTCTGCGAAAACCGCGACAAACCCCAGCTGCATTGTAATGGTAAATGTTATCTTGCCAAAAAGCTGAAAGCGCAGCAGGAAAAGCAGGATAAGCAAACCAGTGACCGTGTCCAGAACACTCCTGTTCTTCAATTGTTTGCTTTAACAATCACCTCTTTCGAGTTTCTAGCCTCACATTTTCCGCTTTCTCAGGAGCATCATTTTCCTTATCATCTTGCCTCATATCAGGCACCGCTTTCCATTCTCGTTCCGCCTCCCTGTATATAAGCAGGCTTCGCGTTAGCAACACGCATTTTTTCAGCCGGTGAACTTCCAGTCATCCGGATCATCATTTTTTCACTTCCAAGATATTCATGCGCTCATTCCGTAACCGGAATGCAGGGCTGCTATAATTTATATCCTAATGCACATTAAAAATCTATTGCTGTTATTTTTTATGACAGCTATTTCTATTCATGCTTTCTCCCAGTCTCAATCCGGCGCTGTAAACGGCCGGATTATCAATGCAGAGCGGGAGGCCATTGCGGGCGCATCCGTTACATTGCAGAACACAGATCTTGGCACGATTACCGATGCGAACGGGCAATTCAGTCTGACGGGCATTGCACCGGGATCGTATATTCTGTCAATTTCTAACATTGGCTACACAGCTTATACCCAAAGTCTTCGTATCGCCAAAGGGAAAAACCCGTTTCTGAACCTGCAACTTTCTGAGAGCAGGCAGGAGTTGGCAGAAGTTGTGGTCAGTACGGCCAAGACACGGTATCAGGTTGTAACCTCCAATGCATCAACGCGCTCCGGTACACCCTTGCTTTCTACGCCGCAATCGGTCCAGGTTATGTCTTCCGCCGTTCTGCGCGACCGCCAGGCTTTCACGTTGAACGAAATTGCGGGTTCGTTTACAGGCATGAAAGCCAATAATGGAAATGGTAATTTCCAGATCCGCGGTTTTACAGCTTACTCACCCAATGATGCCAGCTTTTTGCTTTATAACGGGATCCGTGGAAACCTGTTTCTTTGGAGTCAGCAGCCTTTGCTGTATAACATCGAATCGGTTGAATTGCTGCGGGGCCCGTCAGGGGCTTTGTTTAGTGAAGGTTCGCCGGGTGGTGTGGTCAATTTTGTTACCAAAAAACCTTTGTCCGGGAAGCAGGCGAGCGTCGATTTGTCGCTGGGCAGCTGGGGTTTCGGCCGGGCATCCGTCGATTTCACAGGGCCGGTCGGTGGTCAGAAGAAGCTTTTGTACCGTGCCATTGCGGGATATGACCGGTCGGAGAGTTTCAGGGATTATCAGAAAAAACAAAACGTTTTTATAGCGCCGTCGCTGACATATCTTTTTAACAGAGGGACTTCCTTAAATCTTGAATTGAATTACGCTTATCAGAAAGCAGTCCAACAGTACGACAATGGAAGCTTCATTTATTCCCGGGCAGACGGCAGTTTCGACTTCGATTATTATCCCAACAACCTGACGATCCAAAGTCCCACGGATTATGGCAAAACGCATAATGCTTCGGCCACATTGACCTTCGACCATCAGTTCAACGATAATTTGAAACTCACGATCGTGGAACGGGCGGTGCGCAATAAGCTGGACTTCACAGACCATATTCCCGTGGGGCGGATCAGGAATGATAGCATCAGTCGGGCATACCAGGATTGGCTGACGGACAGGTTTAGTCTGCAGACAACCGCTTTCGCAACATATACTACAAAAACAGGCTCGGTTGGACATCAGATCATTGTGGGAACCGACTATAACCGTTATGGCTGGACTCAAAATGATTATCAATACAAGCCGTCGACGAGGATATCTATTTTCAATCCAGATTACACGGGCAGTGTGCCGGATGCTTCCATTCCTGCCGAAGAATCGGATGATAACAAGCGTGTTACAAATTTGATAGGTGCTTACATTCAGGATCAGGTGAGTGTCGGTAAGCAACTCAAAGTGCTGCTATCTTTGCGCTATGACAACTATAACGGCAAGGAAACGCCGTTATCCGATCGGGATAATAAGCAGGGCGACGAGCTGCAAGCCTCGGGCTGGATTCCCAGGATAGGACTCGTGTATTTGCCGGTAAAGAATGTGTCCGTTTACGGTACATATCTAAAATCATTTAATCCCCAGACTTCCAACAACGTGCTTGCCGGCGGCCCGTTTCCAACCCGCAAAGCGACTCAGTATGAAGTAGGTTCCAAAGCCGACCTGTTCAGTAATCGTTTATCAGCCACATTATCTTTATATCAAATCAATTATGCGAACATACTGACGGCGGCCCCCACAGAGGAAAATTCACACAGGCAGGCTGCCATCGATGGGACACGAAGCAGGGGCGGGGAATTTTCTGTAACCGGCAATCTGAATGCGCTGAGCATCATTGCGGGATATGCATTCAACGAGCATGTGCTGATCAGCACGAGTACATATGGAAAAAAAGGCGACCGCTTCGCGAATGCACCAAAGCATCAGCTCAACTTCTGGGGCAAATATGCGCTTCCTTTCCAAGTGCTTAAGGGAGTCGGCATCGCCGCAGGCGTCCGCTATGTGAGTGATCAGGTTGGTTTATTAAGCAACCAAAAGTTTCTTTTTCCATCTTATACGGTTATGGATGCGGCGTTATCTTACCAGCGTAACCGGTTTCAGGTGCAGGTGAATGCTTATAACCTGGCCGACAGGCACTATTTTACGGGAAGCCGTTCGGGAGTGACTTTGGCAGGATTGGGCGATCCGTTTAATGTGCGGTTAGGGGTCAGTTATCAACTCTGGTAATTCAATTTCAATTAATTATCAGGTTGTTATATGAAAAAAAATTCGTTACACCGTAGCCTTTTCAAGTTGCA
It includes:
- a CDS encoding TonB-dependent receptor, whose translation is MTAISIHAFSQSQSGAVNGRIINAEREAIAGASVTLQNTDLGTITDANGQFSLTGIAPGSYILSISNIGYTAYTQSLRIAKGKNPFLNLQLSESRQELAEVVVSTAKTRYQVVTSNASTRSGTPLLSTPQSVQVMSSAVLRDRQAFTLNEIAGSFTGMKANNGNGNFQIRGFTAYSPNDASFLLYNGIRGNLFLWSQQPLLYNIESVELLRGPSGALFSEGSPGGVVNFVTKKPLSGKQASVDLSLGSWGFGRASVDFTGPVGGQKKLLYRAIAGYDRSESFRDYQKKQNVFIAPSLTYLFNRGTSLNLELNYAYQKAVQQYDNGSFIYSRADGSFDFDYYPNNLTIQSPTDYGKTHNASATLTFDHQFNDNLKLTIVERAVRNKLDFTDHIPVGRIRNDSISRAYQDWLTDRFSLQTTAFATYTTKTGSVGHQIIVGTDYNRYGWTQNDYQYKPSTRISIFNPDYTGSVPDASIPAEESDDNKRVTNLIGAYIQDQVSVGKQLKVLLSLRYDNYNGKETPLSDRDNKQGDELQASGWIPRIGLVYLPVKNVSVYGTYLKSFNPQTSNNVLAGGPFPTRKATQYEVGSKADLFSNRLSATLSLYQINYANILTAAPTEENSHRQAAIDGTRSRGGEFSVTGNLNALSIIAGYAFNEHVLISTSTYGKKGDRFANAPKHQLNFWGKYALPFQVLKGVGIAAGVRYVSDQVGLLSNQKFLFPSYTVMDAALSYQRNRFQVQVNAYNLADRHYFTGSRSGVTLAGLGDPFNVRLGVSYQLW
- a CDS encoding dipeptidase: MKRRDVIKSLTLLPVAGNIISKKPLTSAAIVGKNHPLTTQGIPMPDLHRDAFVMDGHTHVMSRELVLKTDIGQRYQDGTVDLPRAKEGGLDAMFFSVYTPENYYPGRFETKNTFRVVNLALDQIKKNNAVIELALTASDIERINKKGKMAAFLDLEGGYDLYGDLDLLRSLYKLGLRSMQLTAHSTTNAFIDACNDVYTWGGINEHGKAVIKEMNDLGMVINVAHASNDAILQSVAASRHPVIYSHGGFHKIVDHPRCITDEAAKAIASKGGVIGVHFGSLFNNPKYWAWQKPNNPIRVQPSPQPKTPRILTSQITTQTIEDVDKEFARELPFTFNGTIPDEYWMHVDQLANVIDYGVKLVGEDHIALGSDLDGGPELPREIKDISDFPQITMSMQKLGYTDQRIKKILGLNWLRVIRQVTEGK